The genomic stretch GGTCAAACAGTTCTCTACACATGTCCATATTGTTCGAAGGTTTTTCCTCGAAGTTACAGTTTGAAACGTCATTTGTTAATACATCCTGGAGCCAAGGCCCCCCGTTACGAGTGTCAAATTtgcagtgaaaattttctgcaccCTTACAACCGGAGTCGgcatataaaaatattccacaGTGGAAATtctaatgaaaaagaaaataagaaacaaaatatgTCTGAATGGAAATGCCTCAATtgtaatttgatatttgcAAAGGCTGTTCTGCTTGACTTACATACACTAATTCACAATCCCAATAATGTCAAAAATGAACGCCATCCTACCAGCTGCCCGCAGTGTGGCTCTGAATTCGAGAAACAAAATGAGTTAATCAAACATGTCGCTGAACATGGCAGACAACAAGCACAAAATACCACAAAGCAAACTCCTTTGGCAGCTTATAAATGCTCCATGTGTTACAAGCGTTTTGCAACCAAAGTGCGCTTACAGCAGCACTCCCTTGTTCACGGTGCTGATGACAAAAAGCCACTGCCGTGTAACGTTTGTCTGAAACGGTTTATGAACAACTCTGCACTGTCGTGTCATCTGAAAACACATAGAGGTGAGGAACTTGAAAgataacatgaaaaaaataatgaccTAATCGCTTTCTGGTACTTACATTGCGAATTTACTTTTCAGaagataaacaaatttttgaatgtcCAATGTGCAGACAATCGTTCGACCAAGTCTTGATGTTGAAAGATCATATTGAAACTCACCGCACCGAAGACGGAATCTTTAACTGCCCTCATTGTCCAAAATCATTCACTAAGTATTCCGTGATTCGAAAACATATCAGAGCCCATCACTGCGAAAGAAAGCACAAATGTCAATTTTGCGCAAAACGTTTCCCCACTCTAGACAAATTGAGAATGCATTTGCTACGTCATTCCGATCATAGGTATGTGCAATGTTCTTGTCCTACATTGAGAGGTGAGGTTTATAGATGCTGTATGTGATTTTTAAAATCGTAAACTATATCGTATTTATATACCACTTGATAATGGAATTACAGAGAATTTCATTGTGCCAATTGTGATAAAcaattcaaaagaaaagataaattGAAAGAGCACATGACAAGAATGCATAATGCAGAGCGAGAGAGTCAGCAGCAGATGGCTCAAGGACaacaagcaaaaaaatttgttcccAAGGTATCACAGATTAATTTGACAACATATTCCGAatgttttgtgcattttaATTAGGTGATTTCTGAAGAAACGAAGAAGccaaattatattttatcgcaGGTCAATCCAACTGATTATAATCGTTTTGTCTACAAATGCCACCAATGCTTGGTGGGTTTCAAAAGACGGGGTATGCTTGTAAATCATTTGGCTAAAAGACATCCGGATGTCCCTCCAGAATCTGTTCCCGAATTAAACTTACCGATTTTAAGACAAACTAGGGACTATTATTGCCAATACTGTGAGAAGGTATGATTAAATACTCTTATTAAAGTTGTTTCGAGCCACCTATTTAAAATCATTTGCTCAACTATGTTATCTGCCATCATCAGGTGTACAAAAGCAGCAGCAAGCGAAAGGCTCACATTGTAAAAAATCATCCTGGTGCAGCCTTACCGCCAAGTAATCGTCGTAAAGAATCGGATGCACCTGGAGTCCCAAATCCAACGTTCAGTCAAACTGTTGGCAGCATTACTACAACTCCGCAAGGGTGTCAGTGGTGTCATAAGCAGTACGCGAGTAAGGTAATTACGTTACTTTGTTCAGTACTTTCCGGAAAGACAGCAAAATTGTTGGCATTGGTATTGTAAAAGAGACTTTGATGGTTTATAAGATTTCTTCACATGTTGACAGGCTAAGCTTCTACAGCATCAACGCAAGAAGCACCCTACCCTGATGGAGCCTGCGTTTCAAGTACCTCGTCCTCGCAACCGTCACACTCAAAGCCAGAATCTTGACTCTACTATAACTGACAATAATTTTCTGATGTCCGATTACATACAAGCGTACGATATAGACACAGATTTCCTGAAACCAAAAGTAATTAAGTTAGTAGAGGGTGTTGATCTGATTGGAAATGGTCTAGACATGGTAGGTCAGCAGTTTTTACGTATGCGCGATATACGTTGAAAATGATGAGTCAATTTAATTTGGGATCCTAAATGAATAATGAGATATGAATCTCGTGAACGTTGTGCACAGGCAAAAGTTGAATTGTACTTTATGCTGTTGTTGCCAAAAACCAAGGGTGTCGTCGCTGCGAATACCAGTGACGATATTTGACCTGAACTTTAAGAAACAGATTGTTGGCGCGAATACGAAATGTTAGCGCTCACCCTGTGAAAGGGTGGTTTCTTGTTGGATCATTTCTAATGATCAGAATTTCTTCGAGAAGGTTGTCAGAACGGAATCAATAACAGGCAGAACTTTTCTCCGAACAGACTGACGTTCTGTGAAGCATTATTATatggtatacatgtatgtgtatagcGAATTTGTTCTTTTGAACTTTATCGCCAGAAGGGGcttcaaaattgaaatgaaatgacaATGGATCAGTTATTGAgtgagatatatatatatatagagagagcgagagagagaaagcatgagtgtaagaaagaaaaagaaattgagacAAAGAGTTAAGCcgaattattaataaatttcaagtgCAACTATAATAATGATTTCACACGCACGCCAAAGATTATCGAGTGACAGTCATTGATTGTTGAAAATGCGGCAGTTGTATAATCAAATTGTTACACAGTGATAGTCCATTGTAACACTATAGTGCTAGGGATGGAATTAATATTGACTAGTGTTATTTGTTTCTGTCACTGTTTCATTCTGCAACTCCGTCTATAATTGTAaccaaaattttcatctcttcGCAATATCTTTGCATTACTTACAAGTCTTTTTTCTTGCTCGTCTTTCTCACAGTTATTTTCACTAATCAAGATTTATATTATCGTTTAACTGCTGCATATGTAattctgaaacaaaaagaattaATGATAGAAAATGgtctgtttttttcttggcTGCTATTTGAAACATTAAATTCTCAGACGAACTTCGATAGATTATTACACTACAAGTATACAAATGATACCCCATCATAATCTTGTGCTCGAATCAAACATAGTTTCACGTTTTGGGAGGATATGAATCTCTAACTGGACTTGATTTCAGTAACTTAGTTCGCCTGTTGCATCACAAGTTTCTCATCATAAGAATTCATCGaactttcaaatatttactGTTCTCAATTTAATACTTGGCTttagtgaagaaaaaaaaaagaaaaagaaaatagaaaaagtgAATCACAACttttacacacatatatacctGTATTCATAGATAAATATTGAATCGGACAACCACTGTGCAGGTATCGTAATAGCTATCGTGTACGCACACCAATGAAATATTATATgaaggaagaaattaaagtAAAACACATTTTCAGATCAAGATGTAATCCGAAAATTAGtgcaataaatttcaaaaattcattagTGTAACTTAggaatctatttttttctcatagtCTCTTTACAGTTCgcaataaagaataaaaaatcagcACTTCTGATTTTGCCGCAACTAAGTGCAGTTCGCGTAATCAGCGAGGTAATAAGTAATTCGAAAGTATTGTCAGTCcatatttcacattttccaTGTTACATGactatacgtataacataaTTATCTTAATGTGAAGATTTTTTCTAGTATCGTGATCGTACAAACCTTTTCAGCTGCAATGcttcaacaaaaaaacaatagGCAATATTCAGCAGCAAATCTGAATTCTACTTCTCTCACTAATTGCCGTTAAGTTTATACTTCCGTCTAAAcgatcgaaagaaaaatattcgtcgAAAGAAGGCAATGaaggaaaatatatataaatacatttacaGAATTTGATAGTGTTATAAGATGATCCAAGGAAACATAATACACGTTTACATACTTTGGTTTGATTAACGTGTGCGAATTTGACTGATCTTTACTGTATCCATACCTCGTCTTAATTATCCTGTTCGTTTCGGAAAAAACGCAAAAACGAAAACACCTTGACCAATCAACGagtgaaatttaaaacttgtgACTAATTTCTCCATATCTCCCGTAtgtatagaaataataataatgatgatgataataataatataagtgTCCAATAATAATACTTCCTGGTGTCTAGGAATGcagaaaatattaaattacgtATGTAGGAGGCTCCAACCGTAGTTACAAAGAAATGAGAACAATACGTTGCAGGGGATGAAGGTAACAgcattgaagaaaaaaaaattattgataaaatgGAGAAACAAATAGCTACTCACACTGATATCGAGAATATATACACTGTCATTAACTCTGTAGTTCACTATGCGCAGCGacaatttcttatttctcatATATTTATTCCTTCCGTATATTAAACGTACGAAGTATGTTTCATGTACGATATTTCCGGATACACGAGTATGATTGTATATTTGTTGACAATACTGAGAACATGGTAAAGCACATTGTAAAAACCATTGAAATAAAGTTATTTAACACTACTGTAATAGCTGTTTGGCTATCATTACGTTATCGAGTCTTATAGATATTTATTTCTAGGTTTCGTAAAATTCCCTGGTGGGAAAAGTGCACCGTAATAGTCGTATAAGTTATTCGCTAAATTGTCGtaatttatctttattttggctaatttttttttcactttatacgattaatattttaaatatcatttggatattctaattattttctccATTCTTGTGACATCTTACTTAGAGGAGTTCTTTGTCTCCTGTCGTTCGTTAATTTCCTTATCgcaacaaattttattatccgTATCATCCAAACTAGGTCCACTTGCGTGAGTGTAGCGAAATATCGAACCGTCCTTCAGCTGCAAACCGTGTTGCAAATTTCTATGAGCTCGAGCTATGCGACTGTGTGAAGTACCGCTTCCAAAGACGCCTTCTTCCAATGCAATCATATCGATGAGGCAGgtgaaaattgtcaaattttcatgcGGCACCTTTGAATCAGAAacagtgtttgaaaattgacgaCTTTTAATCAATACAtttgattttcgattttccgtGGCGTTTAATTAACCacaaaaatgtcgaaaactgtGGTAAATGTTATGTTGTAGAATATATATCttatgaagaaaaatgtcCACGGTACCTCAAAGTAAAGAGACTTCGTATTTATGTTTACATCTTTAGTATCTTCTTTCTGGATTGATTGTTCGTTGAAATTATGACTATTCTCTGCCATTCTGACGCTTTTGAACGTCATTGCAATTTATTCATGCTGTCTGCACTATGTTCACTTTTTTATTCACGtgttcaagttttttttcccccacccCGTTTCTCTCAACAACATTGTTTACACCACCGTGAAACGTGAGAGTGTCTCAATATTATCGCGATGTGAGaaggttttgaaaaaaatatcagtattatattttttatcccaaTCCACTATGTATGGCATACATTTCGTGAAacgcaattattttcatttagaCGCGTCAAATTGATGATCGATAATCGCCGTTGTAGGAAATACTTGACAGCGAATTtaaattcgaataataatataaccgGGGCTCATATCTAACCGAACTTTATTATGATACCGTTCTACACGAGATTTACTTTATAATATAGTCGGGATTTTCATACACTTTGGGAAGaaacgtataatattcattgTCAGTACTATAATACAttacttaaaaatattttatagttATAAATTGGAAATTGCAGTAGAGAGTTGTTACTTCCTTACATGCAAAATAACTTACGATCGAGTCGATTTGTATCATTGCTACATCGGCAATTTCTGCAGTTATATGGGACCTGTACCTAAGAGATTCTAATTTTTGGCACCGGTCATTTTACTTTTGTGACTATAGCCAGCTGGGTGAGTGTCACGCTTGCAACTTATATAATACCATAAATACTGTGCGgtgggtaatttttttcctgctgATATTCTTCAATGCAGTGCCTTTAACAGATCTTTAGCAGATTTTTCAATCTGATTTTCACAACCGTAGCATGAAGATCTGTAATCACTTGTTTGAATGTAAATCATAGGAGTGGAGAATTAATATCTAAACCCTGCAGAAGTATGTCGCATTggggtggtccttatttagggTGTTGGCGAACTTTTTCCATGCCATCCCCCAAATCGATTCTAAATGATTCAAAAGCAATTCTCTAATTTATTCAGatctttatttcaattctttgtATCGTCCCTAAGAGCTAATTGTACTTGACAAATCCCCGTTTTATCGAAATATTTCCCATGAAAATTTCcggaaaggaaaaataaagtgTAAAGTGACGATAAAATCCCGTGTTATTCTTACGGCGGAACAAAACCCTCGTGGGACAGCATAAGGAGTAGagatataaatatgaaaaatttagagagttgtttttaaatcatttaGAGTCGGTTTGGGAGGCGGTAAGGAAAAAACTGGTTGACATCCTGAATAAGGACCCCCCTAATCTCGCATGTATCCTTTTGGATCAGTCTTGGCTATAAGGCTCTTTAAGGCCGGTCACTTTTTAGAGTCTGTGTCCATCAAGTCCCCGGGAAGTCAGCTCAAAACTTTTCGCTCGCAATAGCGAGAGGGCCGACGGCGCCGGGTTTGAAGGCCGGCTGGTGATGAGGGGTCGTCGAATTCGAGGGAGTTCCACCGCCCCTCTGCATCTGGGCGGTTTCGTAAAGCGTTTTCTGCATCACGGCGAGGGATACTTTGTTCGCTGAGAAAAAATCCTTCATGGAAATCAGCTCGCCGGACAACCGTCTGGGGGTCTCCGAAGAGTCAGGTTCCCCGGCCGAGCTGTGCATCGAGTCCCTGGCGCCGATTTTCGTCGGCCTTCGTCGGGCGCAGTAGACGGCAGAGACGGAAGATCGCCTCCTGGGAAGACGGGGTGCGGCCATTCCGCCCCCGTCGCATCGCAGCCTCTCTATCACCCAGTTGAGCCCCTGTTTTATCACGATCGAGGTGACGTTGAGCAGCGAGTAAATGCAGCAGCACCCTGTCACCAGGAAGAAGAAGTTCGCCAGCCGGTACCAGTGCACCAACGGATAGTTCGGCTGCTGGGTCGTCACGAAATCGCCGAAGCCGATGGTCGCGAAGCTCACGAAGCAGAAGTACAAAGCCTCGAAGTAACTCCAGCCTTCCAGAGGCGCGTACACCGCCGCTGCGCAACAAGCAATCCCGCACGAGGCCAGCGACAAGTACAGCATCACCCAGTAGACGCTCGGCTTCCAGTGCTCCAGACccacgtcgtcgtcgtcgtcgtccagGATGTCGGGAAGCGAAGCTCTCGCCCGGGTCGAGCCTCGCGATATTCGTCTCGAGGCGAGCGTAGTTTTTCGCAGACGTTTCTTCAGCCGTCGCAAGTGGATGCTGCGCAGCACCCAGGCCAGGAAGGTGATTATCCTCTCCAGGAAGAGGTTGAAGAACAGGATACCACCTGGCAGGGTGATATTTTGAGTAAGAGTGACAAGTTTGCGACCACGGTTTAACGCtggttttccttttttatctGGAGACAAGTTTGGAAGACAGTCAGTCAAGTGTCTGCGGATCAGCGGagcgcaatttttttaactattaCCGTTTCAGTGACTTCGAATATTCTTTACCCTCGTTCGGTTTTAGATGCGAATAATCAAAGAACAAGCCGACATTTTCAGACCAAAAATTGACGGTGAACTTATGGGGGGTGCGATACATATATTCCCCACGTCTTACCGGAACAGCCCAAGAATCCGTAGAGAACAACGGCGACGCGTCCAGCGGTCGTCTGAGGGGCGGTGCTGCCGTATCCTGTAAAGGAGATGGTTAAATATGGGTCAGTCGAGGCGACGAGATAATTTAAAACGCTTATCTCGCCGAGTGGAGTTCTCCGCAATACACGATCGCGCGACATTCTCTTGATTTCGTTGTGTGCCCGGAAAGCCGCGAAGAATAGAAGCTAAGGAGACGCGGAATGAGCGGGTGTATTTGTGAGCGTGCAATTGCGGGCCGAGGATGGAGGCATATTAGCATCTCGGAATCTACCCTCCTACATTCCCACGTATCGCGGGTCGCCGACCTGACGGACCTTTCTTGCCGTCATTATAAGtcgattataaattatattcttCAGCAGGAAACTGAAAATACGCATGCGGCCGGAGgatgaagataaaaattacagaaaatccACCAGGTGGATATAggcgtgcgtgtgtgtgtgttaataataattaaatttcggaTATTCGGTGAAATTAAGTAGGTGAGATTAGGGGGCTTATCAATGATAATATTTCTCGCCTCATCGCAAAACGAAAGGCTTGTAAAGATTGATTCTGAGGAATAATCGTTTGCTTAATAGACAAACTAGTTATTACTAATTCGCTTGAACTGGAAATTTGAGTTTCATGCGTACGATTAATTTCGATTTCTTTCTCTAATTGTCGAACAAAAAAAGTCTGCGGTACATTTAGCGAAGAGTAAAGTATTTGAATATCGTtcgattaataaaaaaaaaaatgtcattcgTTCAATTCAGTGGAACACGCTTTGTGATTTTTACTAAATTATTgaagaatgatttttaacaatcTTTGTGAAACTTCGAATGAACTAAGAACAAGATTAATGACGAAATTTTTAACGCTCTGATTATATTTAATAACAAAGTGATCGTGTGGGAAGACGAaagtgttaatttttttcgaaattcttacTACGACacttctcaaattttcaaacctaaTACTTTCACACTTTgttcaatgatttttcaacattttgcAAAGTAAAATATTACTCCGATACTGTAATATCCTACGTTCGAAAACTCGTCTTAAGCCTACCAATttaaagattaaaaaattccacaaCCCAATTCTCCCATTCAAGGAGTGGTGATAAATGAGTCGACAAGAATTAATACATTCCGATTTCTCACCGATCGTCGAGACGATGGTTCCAACGAAGTGAAAACTTCCCGGAAAGTCCCAGCGTCGCCGTTTGTTGATAATGCCGGCTGACGAAGCGTTTCCGTAGGCGGATAGAAGTTCGTGTAACCGGTGAACGGCTTCAGATCCTGGCTGAAGGTGTTGTTTTCGAAAGTTGTGATAGACGCGCCAAAATTCGGCAGCCTGAAGATGACGAGTTGATTCggtaaacaaagaaagaagatatataatagaaatattatatacatatatgtatgaacCGTTGTAAACACGTTGCAGGTTGATTGGCGTTTTGTTGCTGTAATTCTTCCCATAACATTTCTCAATCCCCGATCCATTACCCCGACGGTTATTTATATACAGGTATAGTACACAAGTGTATATCACGCATGTTGTACTTATTTACATTCGCGTCCAGAAGTATACAGCCCTGCATGATTACGTCAGGGATTTTTATCTCCTCGCAAAGAATCGGAGCAGCTCGATTTACGATGCCAAGTCACTGGCGCCAAGTTTTTCTCACCGCATTTTCGGTAACCGTTTGAACCTTAATCATAATCTATCATGCCTCGTGTGGAATTCATGTCACGTTTCATCGCCGTAAACAAACTCTGAGATCCTTCTGACATACGCGAGGTCGTACACGATTGAACCAAATCGCATGATTGCAAAATTTCGCTTTGTACCACCGAGTGAGCCGAGTATCCGTGAAACAAGAAATCGACGATGAGCTTATGACGTGTGAATAATTGTTGAAAGGCAGAAAAATAGTAGATAGTGAGTATAGGACGCGTTTTCGAGAGGAAGTGAGGAGAAGACAAACTTCCATGTGGCGTAAGGGTTACATGTGCAAAATTTCGCAACGTCAAATTTCGCGTGCATTCGAATACAGGGGAGCGAAAAAAACGAGGTAATAAATGCTTCACTCCGATTTTGGGACGCGGTACGAAACGTTTTAGGAAAGTGTCCCACCTGTCGAACTTCGAGGTCAGCTTCCAGCCGTTGAAAAAGAGCGGCACCGGCGAGCATGTAGGCGGCCAGGACGCCGGCTAGCAGGACGAACCTTGCGTTGTCCTCCGCGAGGCCTCCGCACATGCACATCCCCGATGACTCTCATCGCTCTGCCCTGAGCGGACGAATCGCATCCCCTCTCCGCGTTTTTTTCCTCCACGTGCACAACGACGGCCACCGTTGAACCGGAAACGCGCAAACTCCAGATCTCGTCAGCGATGTAAAGACGTTCACCAAGCACCTATCTTCTAGGTGGTATGCGGGGCGAAGAGCTCTCTCTGCggacaaagagagagagagagagagagagagagagagagagatagagatgTTTAGTAGATATAACAATCGGTTCATCAGTTGAACTAAAATAGATGTAGGTTGAAGGATGGATGTCGAGGGCTTGGATCGTGTTATAGACGCCCACTGTATCAATCGGAACGAGAACGTGTCAGAGATTAATGAAATTCTTCAATCAGATAACTGATCGTTATATTCGACAAATCGGATTCTGCACTTCGCTCAAACCTGGCACGTTGAACGCGGATGTCGTTTATATCGGATAGGCGACATCACGTTTCGCATTGAGATCAAAATACATGGTACAtgtttgtgtatatatatttgctTCTACTTTTGACTTTGTAGATTTATCTGCTGATATCCCGAGGATTGCATTCGAAGAATTGGCATACCTGTAAGATTTATTGCCGTTACCATATTCGCAAAGCCGTTTTAGAGATCGTAAGTACGAAAGTGGAGAAGCGTCTCAcgtgaaatttgttcaaattccAGGTCGCGACGAATGCAAagtaaaatctaaaaatatggCTGTATTAAAAGAAACTGCAAATCAacggatttgaattttttcaaatcgcagGTTACcacgcgaaaaaaaaaatttattcaaaccgGAATGCAATTGTGCTATTGTAGTCTATGAACCAGCAATATCGATCACAGCTAATCGTGacccaaatttgaaaatgtttccaATCACATATTAGATGCtcataatttaataatttttacgcaAATGCCACCTTCAAGTACTAGAATAtacgtacgtaggtataatacacaTTTGCGGTTCACGATCAATTGCCAGACAGTATTCAGTTTGCGTGGGTGCTGATTAGGTACACAAGGTATACCCATTGTCAGTATATGCGTACGGATGTGTGTACAATGAACCTGCAGAGTCCGTGAGAACGACAAGAACCTTATTATAACGCTGCTGTGTAACCGACGATTAGAGGCTTGgaatacattatacagaaCGGGTAGCGGATCGTCACAGATCATTATAATGTACTTCTCTGACTCGTTGTACCTGATATTTCACACGTACTTAGCCACGGACTcgtgttaaatttttcttgacTGCAGATTATTGCGGGACTTGAAGAAGATAGACCGAGGACGGATTTGCAGGATATATAGTTTGCGAAATATTTCCCCATGTGAatgagagtgaaaaataaaactgtggataaaaaaatgttaatttatAGACCGTATATGACGAGCCGACCGATGTGCGATGCTTTTGGCGTTGCCAAAAAGGGTGTAGTTTTCTAGGGCAATCTCGGGGGGCTGTCATTGAAAGTCTGGGATCCTTTGAGCcgttaaaaatagaaatagatCTTCGTTTGCGGGCATTGAGCGCGTGTCCTCGTCCGcgagagaagaagaagcgaaAAAGAAGCGGAAGAAAAACACGAgtgaatagaaaaagaagaggaaaaataaaacgacagTTTTAGAGCCGCTGGGAAAAGTAAACGTTGGGTTAGATAAAGGAGATAATTAGCCGGTGGAATGAAAAGTGCGACCGAAATGTCACGGCGTTGCAATGcgtcaaaaataattccccCTCCTTTGCTCGCAGCTCGTGTCTTACGTGCTGTCGCAGCTATtatcgttttattatttttcttttcattttgcttctctttttcttccaaatTTAACACCAAAAATAGCACAGACGTGTGGCGTGTCTTGAAAGATATAGTCATTTAAGTTACACCGCTGCATCCATCGCTCACATGCACAGATATTACAATACTGtgttagatttttttaactcccttatttttgatatttttaaagcAAATCAAGAAGGgcattaaataaaataaatatacgcaCCAATCTCGGATTATTCtcttctttgaaatttttttttaaaccgatATCAAAATCGGAACAATTATCCCGAATATACGTGCGAAGAGTATAAGTTGAATCACGCTGTATAAAAGTAATTTCTACGtgactgcaaaaaaaaaagaacacaagCAACTCATCAAAATTGCTTAGCATTCAATTTTTCGTGCACTGACTTGGAAAGCGTTATCCAATTATGCATGGAGAAAGTTCGATCAGCGGTAACCgcgaattaaaataattacagtAAAACCCACAGGTAAATATGGGTATACAGGTGTATACGTAAATATCACTTTGATAACAATGATTACGAATTTCTCTTTCGATTCCATCACGTACAATGCAAACAATGCAATTGGTTTACTTCTATTGTATTACCGAAAGTTTCTAGATTCGTTTAGAAACATGGATAAAAAGAAGACTCTAACTTTTCTCCGGAACGTTATTTCAATCAATGTCGTGCACGCAACGTAGATCCAACAGTTTACTAAAAAAATCATCCGGCTACGGAGGACGATGATTTGAAACATACCGTTTCAACGTTTATTACCCGTTTGAATTTCCGTCGAAATTACCTTTTCTGCGGTATCAAAGTTTTATCGACTACAATAAGAGTTGATCGCGGTTTCTCCTTCGACGTTTTGTCTATAATACCAGTCTATTACTTTACTGATTGACGACTGAATAATGTTTTCGGATGCACTGCCGAGCGAGGCGTTAAACACCAAACATACATATTCCACATAAATGTTCCTAACCCGAAAGCAAAATCCACTCGAGCATTTAGGTTCTTACTGTATGTTTTTTCTTGGGTTTccagtgtaaaaaatatcgatatcgCATTTTTCAGGACAAACTATGATTAAATTTAATATGAATGATCCTATTGTCGGACTataaattagaatttttttttcatcttcaaatACACATAACAATGtgtaaacgaaaaaaaatgtctcaaaCACGAAAAATTCCATGTATTAATTTGCTCGGTTTATAACTTTCAACAAATTTGATTAA from Neodiprion virginianus isolate iyNeoVirg1 chromosome 3, iyNeoVirg1.1, whole genome shotgun sequence encodes the following:
- the LOC124300274 gene encoding potassium channel subfamily K member 13-like, whose product is MCMCGGLAEDNARFVLLAGVLAAYMLAGAALFQRLEADLEVRQAAEFWRVYHNFRKQHLQPGSEAVHRLHELLSAYGNASSAGIINKRRRWDFPGSFHFVGTIVSTIGYGSTAPQTTAGRVAVVLYGFLGCSGGILFFNLFLERIITFLAWVLRSIHLRRLKKRLRKTTLASRRISRGSTRARASLPDILDDDDDDVGLEHWKPSVYWVMLYLSLASCGIACCAAAVYAPLEGWSYFEALYFCFVSFATIGFGDFVTTQQPNYPLVHWYRLANFFFLVTGCCCIYSLLNVTSIVIKQGLNWVIERLRCDGGGMAAPRLPRRRSSVSAVYCARRRPTKIGARDSMHSSAGEPDSSETPRRLSGELISMKDFFSANKVSLAVMQKTLYETAQMQRGGGTPSNSTTPHHQPAFKPGAVGPLAIASEKF